From Oscillospiraceae bacterium CM, a single genomic window includes:
- a CDS encoding DNA topoisomerase, with amino-acid sequence MKAAVRTASYGNESISALKGADRVRKRPGVIFGSDGLEGCEHAVFEILSNAIDEAREGFGTVITVTRYADQSIEVEDFGRGCPVDWNTTENRYNWELVFCELYAGGKYQNAEGENYEYSLGLNGLGSCATQYSSAYMDVVVWREGKKFSLRFEKGENVGGLQTEAFSGKRTGTLVRWKPDLDVFTDIAIPAAFFLDTLKRQAVVNAGVTFRFRNQTASGFETTEFLYQNGITDYVTELCGDDALTQPCFIESERRGRDRADKPEYKVKLSAAFCFSNKVNVIEYYHNSSWLEHGGAPEKAAKSAFVSEVDAYLKKTGKYQKNESKISFNDIQDCLILITNCFSTQTSYENQTKKAITNKFIQEAMTDFFRSQLEVYFIEHKAEADRVAEQVLVNKRSREQAEKARLNIKKKLSGAIDLTSRIQKFVDCRSKDLSQREIYIVEGDSALGACKLSRDAEFQGIIPVRGKILNCLKADYDKIFKNDIITDLIKVLGCGVEVNNKHSKDLSTFDLGALRWHRVIICTDADYDGYQIRTLILTMLYRLVPTLIQEGFVYIAESPLYEIVCQGKTYFAYSDREKADIVSGFNGAKHTVSRSKGLGENDPDMMWLTTMNPATRRLIKVMPTDAQATSAAFDLLLGDNLAGRKDFISENGYKYLDAADIS; translated from the coding sequence ATGAAAGCAGCAGTCAGGACAGCTTCATACGGCAACGAGAGCATCTCGGCACTCAAGGGCGCAGACCGCGTTCGGAAACGGCCGGGCGTTATCTTCGGCTCGGACGGGCTAGAGGGCTGTGAGCACGCCGTTTTTGAGATTCTGAGTAACGCCATCGACGAAGCCCGCGAGGGGTTTGGCACCGTCATCACCGTTACGCGGTATGCGGATCAATCCATCGAGGTGGAGGACTTTGGCCGCGGCTGCCCCGTTGACTGGAACACGACAGAAAACCGCTATAACTGGGAGCTTGTCTTCTGCGAGCTGTACGCGGGCGGCAAGTATCAAAACGCCGAGGGCGAAAATTATGAATACTCTTTAGGCCTCAATGGCCTCGGTTCCTGCGCCACACAGTATTCGTCGGCATACATGGACGTCGTCGTCTGGCGCGAAGGCAAAAAATTTAGCCTCCGCTTTGAAAAGGGCGAAAATGTGGGCGGTCTGCAAACCGAAGCGTTTAGCGGTAAGCGCACGGGAACGCTCGTCCGTTGGAAACCGGACCTTGACGTCTTCACGGACATTGCTATTCCGGCGGCATTCTTTCTTGATACCCTCAAGCGACAAGCCGTCGTCAACGCCGGCGTCACGTTCCGGTTCCGCAATCAGACTGCAAGCGGTTTTGAGACAACGGAATTTTTATATCAAAACGGCATCACCGATTACGTCACCGAGCTCTGCGGTGACGACGCTTTAACGCAGCCCTGCTTTATTGAGTCTGAGCGGCGCGGGCGCGACCGCGCGGACAAGCCGGAATATAAGGTGAAGCTCTCGGCCGCCTTCTGCTTTTCAAACAAGGTCAACGTGATCGAGTATTACCACAACTCCTCCTGGCTGGAGCACGGCGGCGCGCCGGAAAAGGCTGCGAAAAGCGCCTTTGTCTCCGAGGTTGATGCGTACCTGAAAAAGACGGGGAAATATCAGAAAAACGAGAGCAAAATCAGCTTTAATGATATCCAAGATTGCCTGATTCTCATCACCAACTGCTTTTCAACACAGACATCGTATGAAAATCAGACAAAAAAAGCTATCACGAACAAGTTTATTCAAGAGGCGATGACGGACTTCTTCCGCAGCCAGCTGGAGGTTTATTTCATCGAGCACAAGGCGGAAGCCGACCGCGTCGCCGAGCAGGTGCTCGTCAACAAACGAAGCCGCGAGCAGGCGGAAAAGGCGCGGCTGAACATTAAGAAAAAGCTATCCGGTGCAATTGACCTCACAAGCCGGATTCAAAAATTCGTCGACTGCCGGTCTAAAGACTTGTCACAACGAGAAATTTACATTGTTGAGGGCGACAGCGCCCTCGGCGCGTGCAAGCTCTCCCGCGATGCCGAGTTCCAGGGTATTATTCCGGTGCGCGGCAAAATTCTCAATTGTTTAAAAGCCGACTATGATAAAATTTTCAAAAACGATATCATCACCGATCTCATCAAGGTTCTTGGCTGCGGCGTCGAAGTCAACAACAAGCACTCCAAAGACCTCTCCACCTTTGATTTGGGCGCCCTGCGCTGGCACCGCGTCATCATCTGCACGGATGCCGACTATGACGGCTATCAGATCAGGACGCTGATTTTAACGATGCTCTACCGCCTCGTTCCGACGCTCATACAAGAAGGGTTTGTCTACATCGCGGAGTCGCCCCTGTATGAAATCGTCTGCCAGGGCAAAACATATTTTGCGTATTCCGACCGCGAAAAAGCGGATATTGTCAGCGGTTTTAACGGGGCGAAGCACACGGTCAGCCGGTCGAAGGGGCTTGGTGAAAACGACCCAGACATGATGTGGCTGACGACAATGAATCCGGCGACAAGACGGCTTATCAAGGTCATGCCGACGGATGCGCAAGCGACAAGCGCGGCTTTTGACCTCCTCCTCGGCGATAATCTCGCCGGGCGGAAGGATTTTATTTCAGAAAACGGCTACAAGTATCTTGATGCCGCGGATATTTCGTAG
- a CDS encoding ATP-binding cassette domain-containing protein, which yields MVLDICDISKSFGDKAVLQNISLRAESGQALGLLGRNGAGKTTLIRIIMGVFNADSGDVLLDGKMIDRKSIRLGYLPEERGLYPKKRIRDQLLYFAALKGMAASDARHSVDMLLDRVALSEAADKKLETLSKGNQQKIQLAAALINDPDILVLDEPFSGLDPVNAMLLKDIVLEMIGRGKLVFFSSHQMNYIEEFCRDIAILNGGKIVLSGPLKDIRRSYNRLRLILKSPEAAAVARFLDAAAKDLVTNIETQEDTAVVTLRAADQKMALLKRLSEQQLNLDSFTVFEPSLSDIFVEYTEDAI from the coding sequence ATGGTACTGGACATTTGTGATATCAGCAAAAGCTTTGGCGACAAAGCCGTTTTGCAGAATATTTCGCTCCGCGCCGAGAGCGGGCAGGCGCTCGGGCTGCTCGGCCGCAACGGGGCAGGGAAGACAACACTTATCCGCATCATCATGGGCGTTTTTAATGCCGACAGCGGCGACGTCCTCCTCGACGGCAAGATGATTGACCGCAAAAGCATCCGCCTCGGCTATCTGCCGGAGGAACGCGGCCTGTATCCGAAAAAGCGCATCCGCGACCAGCTGCTCTATTTTGCAGCGCTCAAGGGTATGGCGGCGTCGGACGCCCGCCACTCAGTTGATATGCTCCTCGACCGCGTCGCGCTGTCGGAGGCTGCGGATAAAAAGCTTGAAACACTCTCAAAAGGCAACCAGCAGAAAATTCAGCTGGCGGCCGCCCTGATAAACGACCCCGACATTCTCGTTCTTGACGAGCCGTTTTCCGGCCTTGACCCCGTCAATGCCATGCTTTTAAAGGACATCGTCCTCGAAATGATCGGTCGGGGCAAGCTCGTGTTTTTCTCAAGTCATCAAATGAACTACATCGAGGAATTCTGCCGCGACATCGCCATATTAAACGGCGGCAAAATCGTCCTCTCCGGTCCGCTGAAGGATATCAGGCGCAGCTATAACAGGCTTCGCCTCATTTTAAAATCACCCGAAGCAGCCGCCGTCGCCCGATTTCTTGACGCCGCAGCCAAAGACCTTGTGACGAACATTGAAACGCAGGAGGATACGGCAGTCGTCACGCTCCGCGCTGCCGATCAAAAAATGGCGCTTTTAAAGCGCCTGTCGGAGCAGCAGCTTAATCTTGACAGCTTTACTGTCTTTGAGCCGTCACTCAGCGATATCTTTGTCGAGTATACGGAGGATGCGATATGA
- a CDS encoding pro-sigmaK processing inhibitor BofA family protein, with protein sequence MTGLQTAGIIIIAVVLVLLLLVIFRKPMKIVFKLLLNTLLGFLALFALNYLGAFIGVSIGINWINAALVGIFGVPGVALILLLKWLTAI encoded by the coding sequence ATGACAGGTTTGCAGACAGCCGGTATTATTATCATCGCCGTCGTCCTCGTGCTGCTCCTGCTCGTCATCTTCAGAAAGCCGATGAAAATCGTTTTTAAGCTGCTGCTCAACACACTGCTCGGCTTTTTGGCGCTTTTCGCGCTGAACTATCTCGGCGCGTTCATCGGTGTATCAATTGGCATCAACTGGATTAATGCCGCCCTCGTCGGCATTTTTGGCGTGCCGGGCGTTGCGCTTATTCTATTGCTGAAGTGGTTGACCGCCATCTGA
- a CDS encoding CPBP family intramembrane metalloprotease — protein sequence MKRVLKGVGLMLLLLVIYYLAQTVVTLVFGIIFLVSGGAASLVPAVPGVMPDVEAIMSEMLGFISRQTPWILLLSVVLSLPFYYLLYRKRQEELWTFVRIQPVDAVALPALIFLGFSLNIVIDILVALVSQIGALHTVFEQYDALGEVLTGGSVWWTLLAVGIVAPIFEEILFRGLIFGELRKLMPIRLALVFQALAFGIYHLNVVQSTYAVVIGLALGFVYYRSNSIVSAIIVHITVNSTSILLFQLVPAEQLDRFAVLIVCAGVALLIISSVFIFLHKSFRHTMDNSLYHNSRQTPPYGPSGDVL from the coding sequence ATGAAAAGAGTTTTAAAAGGCGTCGGCCTGATGCTGCTGCTGCTCGTCATCTACTATCTGGCGCAGACGGTCGTGACGCTCGTATTTGGTATTATCTTTCTCGTTTCGGGCGGGGCTGCGTCGCTCGTCCCCGCAGTACCGGGTGTCATGCCGGATGTCGAAGCCATCATGTCTGAAATGCTCGGCTTCATCAGCCGCCAGACGCCGTGGATTCTCCTGCTGTCCGTCGTCCTCTCGCTGCCGTTTTATTATCTCCTGTACAGAAAGCGGCAGGAAGAGCTGTGGACGTTTGTCCGCATCCAGCCTGTTGACGCCGTCGCCTTACCGGCGCTCATTTTTCTCGGCTTTTCTCTCAATATCGTCATTGACATTCTTGTCGCCCTTGTCAGCCAAATCGGCGCACTGCACACCGTTTTCGAGCAGTATGACGCCCTCGGCGAGGTACTCACGGGCGGCAGCGTCTGGTGGACGCTTTTGGCCGTCGGCATTGTCGCGCCGATTTTCGAGGAGATTCTATTCCGCGGCCTTATTTTCGGCGAGCTGCGCAAGCTCATGCCAATCCGCCTCGCGCTGGTGTTTCAGGCGCTCGCCTTCGGCATTTATCATTTAAACGTCGTCCAGAGCACGTATGCCGTTGTTATCGGCCTTGCCCTCGGCTTTGTTTATTACAGAAGTAATTCCATCGTTTCTGCCATTATCGTCCATATCACCGTCAATTCAACATCAATTCTCCTGTTCCAGCTCGTCCCGGCCGAACAGCTGGACCGTTTCGCTGTTTTAATTGTCTGCGCGGGCGTTGCCCTGCTCATCATTTCCTCGGTCTTTATTTTCCTGCATAAGAGCTTCCGGCACACGATGGACAACAGCCTGTATCATAACAGCCGCCAGACGCCGCCATATGGCCCGTCCGGCGACGTGCTGTAG
- a CDS encoding topoisomerase IV has translation MAKKRQADDNKSINPNVVGLRAEVLEQPITDTLEVNYMPYAMSVIVSRAIPEIDGFKPSHRKLLYTMYKMGLLQGARTKSANIVGQTMRLNPHGDAAIYDTMVRLSKGYEALLTPFVDSKGNFGKVYSRDMACAASRYTEAKLSSICAELFRDIERDTVDFIDNYDGTMTEPTLLPTTFPNVLVSANTGIAVGMASNICGFNLTEVCQTAIDFIADPNHPLLSTLKAPDFPTGGELLYNAAELEAIYKTGRGTIKVRSRWRYLKQENLIEVYELPYTTTAEAVIDKVAELVKSGRVREIADMRDETDLNGLKLTIDLKRGTDPDKLMAKLFKLTPLLDSFSCNFNILIGGMPRVLGVTEILEEWLAWRTGCVKRRVYSELTKKKEKLHLLYGLGKILLDIDRAIAIIRGTEEEAEVVPNLMIGFGIDNVQAEYVAEIKLRNINREYILKRTEETSSLENDIRDLEETLGSTRRIKAIIIDELKAVIKKHGQERKTAIVYDDETEELLEDEQVLDYPVCVFLSREGYFKKITPLSLRMGGDQKYKESDGPFLSFESQNKNDLLIFTDRQQVYKARLRDFEDTKASVLGTYLPTALQMDEGESVLYVIDPGDYSGHVLFFFENGKAARVELSAYATKTNRKKLTGAYAASSPLASIMHLTAEHEIAVYSTEGRVIVFSSSLLAPKTTRSTIGVGVLTLKRQYKLARAQFLEETAIKNKPRYRVARIPAAGALLKEEDLEEQQLTLNI, from the coding sequence ATGGCTAAAAAGAGACAGGCCGACGACAACAAATCAATAAACCCCAATGTTGTAGGACTTCGTGCCGAGGTATTGGAGCAGCCCATTACCGACACGCTGGAAGTCAACTATATGCCATATGCCATGAGCGTTATCGTCTCGCGCGCCATCCCGGAGATTGACGGCTTCAAACCGTCGCACCGGAAGCTTTTGTACACGATGTATAAAATGGGCCTTCTTCAGGGTGCGCGGACGAAATCGGCCAACATCGTCGGCCAGACGATGCGCCTGAATCCACACGGCGACGCGGCGATTTACGACACGATGGTGCGCCTTTCGAAGGGCTATGAGGCGCTTTTAACACCGTTTGTCGACTCCAAGGGCAACTTTGGCAAGGTCTACTCCCGCGATATGGCGTGCGCCGCGTCGCGTTATACGGAGGCCAAGCTCTCTTCCATCTGCGCCGAGCTGTTCCGCGATATTGAGCGCGATACCGTTGATTTTATCGACAACTATGACGGCACAATGACGGAGCCGACGCTATTGCCGACAACGTTCCCGAACGTTCTCGTCAGCGCCAACACGGGCATTGCCGTCGGCATGGCATCAAACATCTGCGGCTTTAACCTCACAGAGGTTTGCCAAACGGCGATTGACTTTATCGCCGACCCGAACCACCCGCTCCTGTCGACACTAAAGGCCCCTGATTTCCCAACGGGCGGCGAGCTTCTCTACAACGCCGCGGAGCTTGAGGCCATTTATAAAACGGGCCGCGGGACCATCAAGGTTCGCTCGCGGTGGCGTTATTTAAAGCAGGAAAACCTGATTGAGGTTTATGAGCTGCCGTACACGACGACGGCGGAGGCCGTCATTGACAAGGTCGCCGAGCTTGTGAAATCCGGGCGCGTGCGCGAGATTGCCGACATGCGCGACGAGACCGACTTAAACGGCCTGAAGCTCACGATTGATCTCAAGCGCGGGACTGACCCCGACAAGCTGATGGCCAAGCTTTTTAAGCTCACGCCGCTGCTCGACAGCTTCTCATGTAACTTTAACATTCTCATCGGCGGGATGCCGCGCGTGCTTGGCGTCACCGAAATCCTTGAGGAGTGGCTTGCCTGGCGGACGGGCTGCGTGAAGCGGCGCGTTTACAGCGAGCTGACGAAAAAGAAGGAAAAGCTGCATCTCTTATACGGCCTCGGAAAAATCCTTTTGGACATTGACCGTGCTATTGCCATCATCCGAGGCACGGAGGAAGAGGCCGAGGTCGTGCCGAACCTCATGATCGGCTTCGGCATTGACAACGTGCAGGCGGAATATGTGGCGGAAATCAAGCTGCGGAATATTAACCGGGAATACATTTTAAAGCGCACCGAGGAAACAAGTTCTCTGGAAAATGACATCCGAGACCTTGAAGAGACGCTTGGCAGCACAAGGCGCATTAAGGCTATCATTATTGACGAGCTGAAGGCCGTTATCAAGAAGCACGGGCAGGAGCGGAAAACAGCCATCGTCTACGACGACGAGACAGAGGAGCTTTTGGAGGACGAGCAGGTTCTCGATTACCCAGTCTGCGTTTTCCTCTCGCGCGAGGGGTACTTTAAAAAGATCACACCCTTGTCGCTTCGGATGGGCGGCGACCAGAAATACAAGGAGTCGGACGGGCCGTTTCTGTCGTTTGAGTCACAGAATAAAAACGATCTGCTCATCTTTACCGACCGGCAGCAGGTATATAAAGCGCGGCTGCGCGACTTTGAGGATACGAAAGCCTCCGTCCTCGGCACGTATCTCCCAACCGCTTTACAGATGGACGAGGGCGAGAGCGTTTTATACGTCATAGACCCCGGCGATTATTCGGGCCACGTGCTCTTCTTCTTTGAAAACGGCAAGGCCGCGCGCGTCGAGCTCTCTGCTTACGCCACTAAAACAAACCGCAAAAAGCTGACGGGTGCTTATGCCGCGTCAAGCCCGCTTGCCTCGATCATGCACCTGACGGCTGAGCATGAAATCGCCGTGTATTCCACCGAGGGGCGCGTTATCGTCTTCTCCTCTTCCCTGCTTGCGCCGAAGACGACACGCTCGACCATCGGCGTTGGTGTTTTAACGCTCAAGCGGCAATACAAGCTCGCGCGGGCACAGTTTTTGGAAGAGACGGCCATTAAAAATAAACCGCGCTACCGCGTCGCCCGTATTCCGGCGGCCGGGGCACTCTTAAAAGAAGAAGACCTTGAAGAACAGCAGCTGACGCTCAATATTTAA
- the argB gene encoding acetylglutamate kinase: MLNNLERAQTLVEALPYIQQYNGKVVVIKYGGNAMISPELFDAVMEDIILLHLVGIRVVLVHGGGPEINDMLKKIGIEPRFVKGLRYTDKETMDVVQGVLCGKVNKDLVATIARKGGHAIGLCGIDGSLIEAKKMARGDGEDYGLVGDITAINPNVVDKALEENTIPVIATVATGVDDDTAYNINADTAASQLAVALGAEKLIILTDTRGVLRDAKDDQTLIKVIRRAEIPELHDAGVISGGMIPKIECCADAIDGGVKRTHILDGRIPHAILIEMLTDEGAGTMIY, from the coding sequence ATGCTCAACAATCTTGAACGGGCACAGACGCTTGTCGAAGCGCTGCCCTACATCCAGCAGTATAACGGAAAGGTTGTCGTCATCAAATACGGCGGCAACGCGATGATCTCGCCGGAGCTGTTCGATGCCGTCATGGAGGATATTATCCTCCTGCATCTCGTCGGCATCCGCGTTGTCCTCGTCCATGGCGGCGGCCCCGAAATCAACGATATGCTGAAAAAAATCGGTATTGAGCCGCGCTTTGTCAAAGGCCTCCGCTATACCGACAAGGAGACGATGGACGTTGTACAGGGCGTCCTGTGCGGCAAGGTCAATAAAGACCTTGTGGCGACGATTGCCCGAAAGGGCGGCCACGCCATCGGCCTGTGCGGGATTGACGGGAGCCTCATCGAGGCTAAAAAAATGGCCCGCGGTGACGGGGAAGACTACGGCCTCGTCGGCGATATTACGGCTATTAACCCCAACGTTGTCGATAAAGCGCTTGAAGAGAATACCATCCCGGTCATCGCCACCGTCGCCACCGGCGTTGACGATGACACGGCCTATAATATAAACGCCGATACAGCCGCCTCCCAGCTTGCCGTCGCCCTCGGCGCGGAAAAGCTTATCATATTAACCGATACGCGCGGCGTTTTGCGTGACGCGAAGGATGACCAAACGCTCATCAAGGTCATCCGCCGGGCTGAAATTCCGGAACTGCACGACGCGGGCGTCATCTCCGGCGGCATGATCCCGAAAATCGAGTGCTGCGCCGACGCCATTGACGGCGGCGTCAAGCGCACGCATATTTTAGACGGGCGCATCCCACACGCCATTTTGATCGAAATGCTCACCGACGAAGGCGCGGGCACCATGATCTATTGA
- a CDS encoding fumarate hydratase C-terminal domain-containing protein has product MKTVTLSVSDLRAAAPNLHAGDRVFLTGTVYTARDAAHKRLIALLDDGAALPFALKDAAIYYAGPTPGHGDVKIGACGPTTSSRMDGFAPRLYDLGLVATIGKGERSAAVADAIVRNGAVYLCAVGGAGALISCHITDAHEVAFPELGCESVKRLSVENLPLIVALDCHGGDIFKEGRTMFRIG; this is encoded by the coding sequence TTGAAAACTGTGACACTATCGGTTTCCGACCTGCGCGCAGCAGCGCCAAACCTGCACGCCGGTGATCGCGTTTTTCTGACCGGGACGGTTTACACAGCGCGTGACGCCGCCCACAAACGCCTGATTGCCCTGCTTGACGACGGCGCGGCGCTGCCGTTTGCCCTCAAAGACGCCGCCATCTATTATGCCGGGCCGACGCCAGGTCACGGCGATGTCAAAATCGGCGCCTGCGGGCCGACGACGTCCAGCCGGATGGACGGTTTTGCTCCGCGCCTTTATGACCTTGGTCTCGTCGCCACAATCGGCAAAGGTGAGCGGAGTGCCGCTGTCGCCGATGCCATCGTCCGAAACGGCGCTGTCTATCTCTGCGCTGTGGGCGGTGCGGGGGCGCTTATATCCTGTCATATTACGGACGCTCACGAAGTCGCCTTCCCGGAGCTTGGGTGTGAGTCCGTCAAGCGATTGTCTGTTGAGAATTTGCCGCTTATCGTGGCGCTTGACTGCCACGGCGGGGATATTTTCAAAGAGGGACGCACAATGTTTCGAATCGGGTGA
- the argF gene encoding ornithine carbamoyltransferase: protein MKKDLLKLIDLTEGDILHILDTADRLKAEQKAGQRHNFPAGKTLAMIFSKNSTRTRVSFETGIFQLGGQGIFLSNADSQLGRGEPIQDTARVLSRYCDCIMIRTYEQDEVEQLAKHASIPVINGLTDFEHPCQVLADLMTVREHKKKLRGLKVCYIGDGNNMANSIIAGALLCGMDVSVATPDDYRPHQTILDFAARQTGVTFELTNKPAQAAKGADVIFTDVWASMGMEGEAEARMKAFQGYQVNDDIMAQANPGCMIQHCLPAHRGEEITEKVFEAHADEIFDEAENRLHVQKAIMYLLMGGQ, encoded by the coding sequence ATGAAAAAAGACCTCTTAAAGCTCATCGACCTCACGGAGGGCGACATTCTGCACATTCTCGACACGGCCGACCGTCTCAAGGCCGAGCAGAAAGCGGGGCAACGCCATAATTTCCCAGCCGGGAAGACGCTCGCCATGATCTTTTCTAAGAATTCCACGCGCACGCGCGTCTCGTTTGAAACGGGCATCTTCCAGCTCGGCGGTCAGGGGATTTTTCTCTCGAATGCCGACAGCCAGCTTGGCCGCGGTGAGCCAATTCAGGACACAGCCCGCGTCCTAAGCCGCTACTGCGACTGTATCATGATCCGCACGTATGAGCAGGACGAGGTCGAGCAGCTGGCCAAACACGCATCCATCCCCGTCATCAACGGCCTGACCGATTTTGAGCACCCCTGCCAGGTGCTGGCCGACCTTATGACGGTGCGCGAGCATAAAAAAAAGCTCAGAGGCCTCAAGGTCTGCTATATCGGCGACGGCAACAATATGGCAAACTCTATCATCGCGGGCGCCCTCCTGTGCGGGATGGATGTGTCGGTCGCGACGCCGGATGATTACAGGCCGCATCAGACCATCCTCGATTTTGCCGCCCGCCAGACCGGCGTCACATTTGAACTGACGAATAAACCGGCACAGGCTGCTAAAGGTGCCGACGTCATTTTTACGGACGTTTGGGCTTCCATGGGCATGGAGGGCGAGGCCGAAGCGCGGATGAAGGCATTTCAAGGCTATCAGGTCAATGATGATATTATGGCGCAGGCTAATCCCGGCTGCATGATTCAGCACTGCCTGCCCGCCCACCGGGGCGAGGAGATCACCGAAAAAGTCTTTGAAGCGCACGCCGATGAAATTTTCGACGAGGCGGAAAACAGGCTCCACGTCCAAAAAGCGATCATGTACCTCCTCATGGGCGGCCAATAA
- a CDS encoding aspartate aminotransferase family protein — protein sequence MNSTEIKSLYNDHVMPTYARFDVVLDHGAGATLFSPEGKAYIDFTSGIGVNALGYGNTKWAEAIYQQALKLQHTSNLFYTEPGALLAKELTERTGMKSVFFANSGAESNEGAIKLARKYAFDTYGPGRSKIITLVQSFHGRTVTTLAATGQDSFHNYFFPFTEGFAHVKANDFDALAASIGSDTCAVMLELIQGEGGVLPLDKAYVKQVESLCRERDVLLLIDEVQTGIGRMGTLFAFQQYGIAPDVVTFAKGIAGGLPMGGILAGEKCAAVLTAGTHATTFGGNPIAAAAALEVLNQLTPDLLDGVVQKGRKIRETIAGWQLPVVQEIRGMGLMLGVSVSGTPKELAAKCIEKGLLMLTAGKDAIRMLPPLNISDAEIEQGLAILKNVLEEAV from the coding sequence ATGAACAGCACAGAAATTAAATCACTGTATAACGACCACGTCATGCCCACGTACGCCCGGTTTGACGTCGTTCTTGACCACGGCGCGGGCGCAACGCTTTTTAGCCCCGAGGGGAAGGCGTATATCGACTTTACAAGCGGCATCGGCGTCAACGCGCTCGGCTACGGCAATACAAAATGGGCCGAGGCGATCTATCAGCAGGCGCTAAAGCTTCAGCACACGTCGAACCTGTTTTATACAGAGCCGGGCGCTCTTCTCGCTAAAGAGCTGACAGAGCGCACCGGTATGAAAAGCGTCTTCTTCGCCAATTCCGGCGCCGAGTCCAACGAGGGCGCGATCAAGCTCGCGCGCAAGTATGCCTTTGACACATACGGCCCCGGCCGGAGCAAAATTATCACGCTCGTCCAGTCCTTCCACGGGCGGACGGTGACGACGCTCGCCGCCACAGGGCAGGATAGCTTTCACAACTACTTCTTTCCCTTTACGGAGGGGTTTGCGCACGTCAAAGCAAACGATTTTGACGCCCTCGCGGCGTCCATCGGCTCTGACACCTGCGCCGTGATGCTCGAACTCATACAGGGCGAGGGCGGCGTCCTGCCGCTCGACAAGGCGTATGTCAAGCAGGTGGAAAGCCTCTGCCGGGAGAGGGACGTTCTGCTTCTCATCGACGAGGTGCAGACAGGTATCGGCCGGATGGGCACGCTCTTTGCCTTCCAGCAGTACGGCATTGCGCCCGATGTTGTGACGTTTGCCAAGGGTATCGCAGGCGGCTTGCCGATGGGCGGCATTTTGGCGGGTGAAAAATGTGCCGCCGTGCTCACAGCCGGGACGCACGCGACCACCTTCGGCGGCAACCCAATCGCGGCAGCGGCAGCGCTTGAAGTGCTCAATCAGCTGACGCCGGATTTACTTGACGGTGTTGTTCAAAAAGGCCGGAAAATCCGGGAGACAATCGCGGGTTGGCAGCTGCCGGTTGTGCAGGAAATAAGGGGCATGGGGCTTATGCTCGGCGTCTCAGTTTCGGGTACACCCAAGGAATTAGCCGCCAAATGCATCGAAAAAGGCCTTCTCATGCTCACGGCGGGGAAAGACGCCATCCGGATGCTTCCGCCGCTGAATATCTCCGACGCGGAAATTGAACAGGGTCTTGCGATTTTGAAAAACGTTTTGGAGGAAGCCGTATGA